A single genomic interval of Hevea brasiliensis isolate MT/VB/25A 57/8 chromosome 4, ASM3005281v1, whole genome shotgun sequence harbors:
- the LOC110670025 gene encoding uncharacterized protein LOC110670025 isoform X2, protein MFYILDCFSKLQDQILFTKVSSFRVPNLGNEAERNDADGYHMVAFSYGASSESTDQKNTDTESSFQPPFSVPEQLMQNLPPTEKVHQIIARTAMFVSKHGGQSEIILRVKQGDNPTFGFLMPDHNLHPYFRFLVDHQELLKSDIDGKSIEDENKIESGDQMGGALSLLGSVYGSGEDEEGAHEDAPAFTKNDFEESVNAADNATISHGSEQNNPSLNAAGKDDSVSKPPFSSLKERSHVVKRNRSISTVKVGTTTGVKRDGDSTTSVSSAVDKLQPFISHSLSKVEPSILEPPADLKRVVDKIVEFILRNGKEFESVLVQQDTKHGRFPFLLPTNQYHPYYLKALQKAQESKLAGKSFISEKLDSLGHGMDRKTGTKESDALSLASDIPYESDRKEKFKMVIGKSKKDGQDPPSKITQPQVGVSVDAAAAILQAATKGIKNPNLEMLSKTISGIGHGPSSEAGDSLLSSCPQSSNQKSDKIWEHGVSIPVAKAIAKTMAVAAASEADSSEARLTREQKLKAERLKRAKMFAAMIKGGAAPLKSEPLRGLSVEPSESGLSGSDSHALHPTAQERESKIPLEIDTHNRIEKSADEYNERRSKRSYRSRSKRAEDEDEEEEELKDNRDHKHSRKKRRSHRSSHRSRDRHKRRKRHSSSQDGESQHQHKSSSSLDEHQHKQDSSSEDGYRRSRHKHKHDSSSDDEHRHSRRKHGHDSSSDDEHRHSRRKHGHDSSPDDEYRRSRRRRKHDSSSDEYTYSRHGQRHDSDDEHQNCRHQHKHASSSNDESQRRSRSVKHRKSSRTERETDLEEGEIITKSDQSKVSEGGDGASREASVDISKSYQEVRASSQHSESTEVSNDLRAKIRAMLMATL, encoded by the exons ATGTTCTACATTCTGGATTGCTTTTCTAAGTTGCAGGATCAGATTTTGTTTACTAAAGTTTCATCTTTCAGGGTGCCAA ATTTAGGAAATGAAGCGGAAAGGAATGATGCTGATGGCTATCATATGGTTGCCTTTTCATATGGAGCCTCTAGTGAATCAACTGACCAGAAGAATACAGATACTGAGTCTAGTTTTCAGCCACCCTTCTCAGTACCTGAACAGTTAATGCAAAACCTG CCTCCAACAGAGAAGGTGCACCAAATTATTGCAAGGACTGCCATGTTTGTTAGCAAACATGGTGGGCAGTCGGAAATTATTTTGAGAGTTAAGCAGGGGGACAACCCGACATTTGGATTCTTGATGCCTGATCATAATCTTCATCCTTACTTCAGATTTCTTGTTGATCACCAAGAACTTCTGAAGTCTGACATTGATGGCAAATCTATAGAAGATGAGAACAAAATTGAGAGTGGTGATCAGATGGGTGGTGCATTGTCATTGCTTGGTTCTGTATATGGGTCTGGAGAAGATGAAGAAGGGGCACATGAAGATGCCCCAGCATTTACCAAAAATGATTTTGAAGAATCTGTTAATGCTGCTGATAATGCAACCATTTCTCATGGATCAGAACAAAACAATCCTTCTTTAAATGCAGCTGGGAAAGATGATTCGGTTTCCAAGCCTCCATTTTCTTCTTTGAAAGAAAGGTCTCATGTCGTAAAGAGAAATCGTTCCATCAGTACAGTCAAGGTGGGAACCACTACTGGGGTAAAGAGAGATGGTGATTCCACAACTTCAGTTTCCTCTGCTGTGGATAAGTTGCAGCCTTTCATCTCCCATAGCCTGTCCAAGGTTGAGCCTTCTATTTTGGAGCCTCCAGCTGATTTGAAGAGAGTCGTTGATAAGATAGTTGAGTTCATACTGCGAAACGGAAAAGAATTTGAGTCTGTTCTGGTTCAGCAGGACACTAAACATGGGAGATTCCCATTCCTTCTGCCAACCAACCAATATCATCCTTATTATCTAAAAGCTCTCCAAAAGGCTCAAGAG TCGAAGTTAGCTGGCAAGAGCTTCATTTCAGAGAAACTTGATTCACTAGGGCATGGGATGGACAGGAAAACTGGAACCAAAGAAAGTGATGCCCTGTCCTTGGCATCTGATATACCATATGAGTCTGACAGGAAAGAAAAGTTTAAAATGGTAATTGGAAAGTCAAAGAAGGATGGACAGGACCCACCTTCAAAAATCACCCAGCCACAAGTTGGAGTTAGTGTGGATGCTGCTGCTGCTATTCTTCAGGCTGCCACAAAAGGCATTAAGAATCCCAACCTGGAAATGCTATCTAAGACCATAAGTGGTATTGGTCATGGTCCTAGCAGTGAAGCTGGAGATAGCCTCCTTTCATCTTGTCCTCAAAGTTCCAACCAGAAGTCAGACAAGATTTGGGAGCATGGTGTTTCTATCCCTGTAGCTAAAGCCAttgcaaagacaatggctgttgCAGCAGCAAGTGAGGCTGATTCCTCGGAAGCGAGGTTGACCAGAGAGCAGAAGTTGAAGGCTGAGAGACTGAAACGAGCAAAGATGTTTGCAGCCATGATAAAAGGTGGTGCTGCACCTTTAAAAAGTGAACCATTGCGAGGGTTATCAGTAGAGCCATCTGAATCTGGGTTATCAGGTTCTGATTCTCATGCTTTACATCCTACAGCccaagaaagggaaagtaaaattcCATTGGAAATTGATACTCATAATAGAATTGAGAAATCTGCTGATGAATATAATGAACGGCGATCAAAGAGGAGCTATCGTTCTAGGTCTAAAAGGgctgaagatgaagatgaagaagagGAGGAATTGAAGGATAACAGGGATCACAAGCATTCAAGGAAAAAGAGGCGTTCTCATCGCTCTTCCCATCGCAGCAGGGACAGACATAAGCGCAGGAAAAGACATTCCTCTTCTCAGGATGGAGAATCTCAACATCAACACAAGAGCAGTAGCTCCTTGGATGAACATCAGCACAAGCAAGACAGCTCTTCTGAAGATGGGTATAGGCGATCTAGACATAAGCACAAGCATGATAGCTCATCAGATGATGAGCATAGACACTCTAGAAGGAAGCATGGGCATGACAGTTCCTCAGATGATGAGCATAGACACTCTAGAAGGAAGCATGGGCATGACAGCTCCCCTGATGATGAGTACAGACGCTCTCGACGCAGGCGCAAGCACGATAGCTCATCTGATGAGTATACATACTCCCGACATGGTCAGAGGCATGATTCTGATGATGAGCATCAGAACTGTCGACATCAGCATAAGCATGCTAGCTCCTCCAATGATGAGAGTCAGCGTCGATCCAGATCTGTAAAACATAGAAAGAGCTCTCGCACAGAAAGAGAAACAGACTTGGAGGAAGGAGAGATCATTACAAAATCAGATCAGTCGAAAGTTAGTGAGGGTGGTGATGGCGCTAGTAGGGAAGCTTCTGTGGATATATCAAAATCATACCAAGAGGTGAGGGCCTCATCTCAGCATTCTGAGTCCACTGAAGTTTCTAATGATCTTAGAGCAAAAATTCGAGCCATGTTGATGGCAACCCTGTAA
- the LOC110670025 gene encoding uncharacterized protein LOC110670025 isoform X3 yields MFVSKHGGQSEIILRVKQGDNPTFGFLMPDHNLHPYFRFLVDHQELLKSDIDGKSIEDENKIESGDQMGGALSLLGSVYGSGEDEEGAHEDAPAFTKNDFEESVNAADNATISHGSEQNNPSLNAAGKDDSVSKPPFSSLKERSHVVKRNRSISTVKVGTTTGVKRDGDSTTSVSSAVDKLQPFISHSLSKVEPSILEPPADLKRVVDKIVEFILRNGKEFESVLVQQDTKHGRFPFLLPTNQYHPYYLKALQKAQESKLAGKSFISEKLDSLGHGMDRKTGTKESDALSLASDIPYESDRKEKFKMVIGKSKKDGQDPPSKITQPQVGVSVDAAAAILQAATKGIKNPNLEMLSKTISGIGHGPSSEAGDSLLSSCPQSSNQKSDKIWEHGVSIPVAKAIAKTMAVAAASEADSSEARLTREQKLKAERLKRAKMFAAMIKGGAAPLKSEPLRGLSVEPSESGLSGSDSHALHPTAQERESKIPLEIDTHNRIEKSADEYNERRSKRSYRSRSKRAEDEDEEEEELKDNRDHKHSRKKRRSHRSSHRSRDRHKRRKRHSSSQDGESQHQHKSSSSLDEHQHKQDSSSEDGYRRSRHKHKHDSSSDDEHRHSRRKHGHDSSSDDEHRHSRRKHGHDSSPDDEYRRSRRRRKHDSSSDEYTYSRHGQRHDSDDEHQNCRHQHKHASSSNDESQRRSRSVKHRKSSRTERETDLEEGEIITKSDQSKVSEGGDGASREASVDISKSYQEVRASSQHSESTEVSNDLRAKIRAMLMATL; encoded by the exons ATGTTTGTTAGCAAACATGGTGGGCAGTCGGAAATTATTTTGAGAGTTAAGCAGGGGGACAACCCGACATTTGGATTCTTGATGCCTGATCATAATCTTCATCCTTACTTCAGATTTCTTGTTGATCACCAAGAACTTCTGAAGTCTGACATTGATGGCAAATCTATAGAAGATGAGAACAAAATTGAGAGTGGTGATCAGATGGGTGGTGCATTGTCATTGCTTGGTTCTGTATATGGGTCTGGAGAAGATGAAGAAGGGGCACATGAAGATGCCCCAGCATTTACCAAAAATGATTTTGAAGAATCTGTTAATGCTGCTGATAATGCAACCATTTCTCATGGATCAGAACAAAACAATCCTTCTTTAAATGCAGCTGGGAAAGATGATTCGGTTTCCAAGCCTCCATTTTCTTCTTTGAAAGAAAGGTCTCATGTCGTAAAGAGAAATCGTTCCATCAGTACAGTCAAGGTGGGAACCACTACTGGGGTAAAGAGAGATGGTGATTCCACAACTTCAGTTTCCTCTGCTGTGGATAAGTTGCAGCCTTTCATCTCCCATAGCCTGTCCAAGGTTGAGCCTTCTATTTTGGAGCCTCCAGCTGATTTGAAGAGAGTCGTTGATAAGATAGTTGAGTTCATACTGCGAAACGGAAAAGAATTTGAGTCTGTTCTGGTTCAGCAGGACACTAAACATGGGAGATTCCCATTCCTTCTGCCAACCAACCAATATCATCCTTATTATCTAAAAGCTCTCCAAAAGGCTCAAGAG TCGAAGTTAGCTGGCAAGAGCTTCATTTCAGAGAAACTTGATTCACTAGGGCATGGGATGGACAGGAAAACTGGAACCAAAGAAAGTGATGCCCTGTCCTTGGCATCTGATATACCATATGAGTCTGACAGGAAAGAAAAGTTTAAAATGGTAATTGGAAAGTCAAAGAAGGATGGACAGGACCCACCTTCAAAAATCACCCAGCCACAAGTTGGAGTTAGTGTGGATGCTGCTGCTGCTATTCTTCAGGCTGCCACAAAAGGCATTAAGAATCCCAACCTGGAAATGCTATCTAAGACCATAAGTGGTATTGGTCATGGTCCTAGCAGTGAAGCTGGAGATAGCCTCCTTTCATCTTGTCCTCAAAGTTCCAACCAGAAGTCAGACAAGATTTGGGAGCATGGTGTTTCTATCCCTGTAGCTAAAGCCAttgcaaagacaatggctgttgCAGCAGCAAGTGAGGCTGATTCCTCGGAAGCGAGGTTGACCAGAGAGCAGAAGTTGAAGGCTGAGAGACTGAAACGAGCAAAGATGTTTGCAGCCATGATAAAAGGTGGTGCTGCACCTTTAAAAAGTGAACCATTGCGAGGGTTATCAGTAGAGCCATCTGAATCTGGGTTATCAGGTTCTGATTCTCATGCTTTACATCCTACAGCccaagaaagggaaagtaaaattcCATTGGAAATTGATACTCATAATAGAATTGAGAAATCTGCTGATGAATATAATGAACGGCGATCAAAGAGGAGCTATCGTTCTAGGTCTAAAAGGgctgaagatgaagatgaagaagagGAGGAATTGAAGGATAACAGGGATCACAAGCATTCAAGGAAAAAGAGGCGTTCTCATCGCTCTTCCCATCGCAGCAGGGACAGACATAAGCGCAGGAAAAGACATTCCTCTTCTCAGGATGGAGAATCTCAACATCAACACAAGAGCAGTAGCTCCTTGGATGAACATCAGCACAAGCAAGACAGCTCTTCTGAAGATGGGTATAGGCGATCTAGACATAAGCACAAGCATGATAGCTCATCAGATGATGAGCATAGACACTCTAGAAGGAAGCATGGGCATGACAGTTCCTCAGATGATGAGCATAGACACTCTAGAAGGAAGCATGGGCATGACAGCTCCCCTGATGATGAGTACAGACGCTCTCGACGCAGGCGCAAGCACGATAGCTCATCTGATGAGTATACATACTCCCGACATGGTCAGAGGCATGATTCTGATGATGAGCATCAGAACTGTCGACATCAGCATAAGCATGCTAGCTCCTCCAATGATGAGAGTCAGCGTCGATCCAGATCTGTAAAACATAGAAAGAGCTCTCGCACAGAAAGAGAAACAGACTTGGAGGAAGGAGAGATCATTACAAAATCAGATCAGTCGAAAGTTAGTGAGGGTGGTGATGGCGCTAGTAGGGAAGCTTCTGTGGATATATCAAAATCATACCAAGAGGTGAGGGCCTCATCTCAGCATTCTGAGTCCACTGAAGTTTCTAATGATCTTAGAGCAAAAATTCGAGCCATGTTGATGGCAACCCTGTAA
- the LOC110669988 gene encoding stigma-specific STIG1-like protein 1 codes for MKLPKVFLILVVVMALVISIAALPLKEEQEQEDDDMDYELIERSDETTDISSEHGFGCILAQKKRKTRRMTCNKFPRICHAKGSPGPYCCKKKCVNVLTDRFNCGACGKKCKYNQICCNGKCVNPSFNRRHCGGCNNRCKNGSFCAFGLCNYA; via the coding sequence ATGAAGTTACCAAAGGTTTTCTTGATTCTAGTTGTTGTCATGGCTCTAGTTATTAGCATTGCTGCATTGCCACTCAAAGAAGAGCAAGAACAAGAAGATGACGATATGGATTATGAACTGATCGAACGATCTGATGAAACAACCGATATTAGTTCTGAACATGGATTTGGTTGCATTCTTgctcaaaagaaaagaaaaactcgTCGTATGACTTGTAACAAGTTTCCTAGGATTTGCCATGCTAAGGGAAGTCCAGGGCCTTATTGTTGCAAGAAGAAGTGCGTTAATGTTTTGACTGATCGCTTTAACTGTGGAGCCTGTGGGAAGAAGTGCAAATACAATCAGATATGCTGCAATGGCAAATGTGTGAACCCTTCCTTCAATAGGAGACACTGTGGGGGTTGCAACAATAGGTGCAAAAATGGAAGCTTTTGTGCTTTTGGTCTCTGCAATTATGCTTAG
- the LOC110669954 gene encoding stigma-specific STIG1-like protein 1, which translates to MELTKIIFFIAITMAISITLTVRSIGEVEEKLPSPRSIDDASSSTTLSKGLTMEEEKLIMPSKRLSRFLAEDKRNPRAADHCHKDNEICKFLGGKNQTCCNNKCVDLSEDKNNCGACKNKCHFSLTCCRGQCVNLAYDKRHCGSCNNRCKKGKYCVYGMCQYA; encoded by the coding sequence ATGGAACTAACGAAGATAATCTTCTTCATAGCCATAACAATGGCTATATCCATCACTCTCACCGTGAGAAGCATTGGGGAAGTCGAAGAGAAACTACCGTCTCCTCGTAGCATCGATGACGCTTCATCTTCAACCACATTGTCAAAAGGGCTTACAATGGAAGAAGAAAAGCTAATAATGCCTTCTAAAAGACTAAGCCGCTTCCTCGCTGAAGATAAGAGAAACCCTAGAGCAGCTGACCACTGCCACAAAGACAACGAAATATGCAAATTTTTGGGAGGAAAAAACCAGACCTGCTGCAACAACAAGTGCGTGGACTTGTCCGAAGATAAAAATAACTGCGGTGCCTGCAAGAACAAGTGCCATTTCTCACTAACCTGTTGCAGAGGGCAGTGTGTAAACCTAGCTTACGATAAGAGACATTGCGGGAGCTGCAACAACCGGTGCAAGAAAGGAAAATATTGCGTTTATGGCATGTGTCAGTACGCTTAA
- the LOC110670025 gene encoding uncharacterized protein LOC110670025 isoform X1, which produces MDLEVVGRHALLFDDDAMAAFVNSAAALVDWNSLSIDRYDVRHLLPSPPPPRNRRRQQRSPSPNLDDSLESELDYERYLDLPSASDKQDLGNEAERNDADGYHMVAFSYGASSESTDQKNTDTESSFQPPFSVPEQLMQNLPPTEKVHQIIARTAMFVSKHGGQSEIILRVKQGDNPTFGFLMPDHNLHPYFRFLVDHQELLKSDIDGKSIEDENKIESGDQMGGALSLLGSVYGSGEDEEGAHEDAPAFTKNDFEESVNAADNATISHGSEQNNPSLNAAGKDDSVSKPPFSSLKERSHVVKRNRSISTVKVGTTTGVKRDGDSTTSVSSAVDKLQPFISHSLSKVEPSILEPPADLKRVVDKIVEFILRNGKEFESVLVQQDTKHGRFPFLLPTNQYHPYYLKALQKAQESKLAGKSFISEKLDSLGHGMDRKTGTKESDALSLASDIPYESDRKEKFKMVIGKSKKDGQDPPSKITQPQVGVSVDAAAAILQAATKGIKNPNLEMLSKTISGIGHGPSSEAGDSLLSSCPQSSNQKSDKIWEHGVSIPVAKAIAKTMAVAAASEADSSEARLTREQKLKAERLKRAKMFAAMIKGGAAPLKSEPLRGLSVEPSESGLSGSDSHALHPTAQERESKIPLEIDTHNRIEKSADEYNERRSKRSYRSRSKRAEDEDEEEEELKDNRDHKHSRKKRRSHRSSHRSRDRHKRRKRHSSSQDGESQHQHKSSSSLDEHQHKQDSSSEDGYRRSRHKHKHDSSSDDEHRHSRRKHGHDSSSDDEHRHSRRKHGHDSSPDDEYRRSRRRRKHDSSSDEYTYSRHGQRHDSDDEHQNCRHQHKHASSSNDESQRRSRSVKHRKSSRTERETDLEEGEIITKSDQSKVSEGGDGASREASVDISKSYQEVRASSQHSESTEVSNDLRAKIRAMLMATL; this is translated from the exons ATGGATCTCGAGGTAGTGGGCCGCCACGCACTGCTCTTCGACGACGACGCCATGGCGGCTTTCGTTAACTCCGCTGCCGCGCTTGTAGATTGGAACTCTCTCTCTATAGACCGCTACGACGTGCGTCACCTACTGCCCTCTCCTCCTCCACCGCGAAATCGCCGCCGCCAGCAACGTTCTCCGTCTCCGAATCTTGACGATTCTCTCGAATCTGAGCTCGACTACGAGCGCTACCTCGATCTACCCTCAGCATCCGATAAGCAAG ATTTAGGAAATGAAGCGGAAAGGAATGATGCTGATGGCTATCATATGGTTGCCTTTTCATATGGAGCCTCTAGTGAATCAACTGACCAGAAGAATACAGATACTGAGTCTAGTTTTCAGCCACCCTTCTCAGTACCTGAACAGTTAATGCAAAACCTG CCTCCAACAGAGAAGGTGCACCAAATTATTGCAAGGACTGCCATGTTTGTTAGCAAACATGGTGGGCAGTCGGAAATTATTTTGAGAGTTAAGCAGGGGGACAACCCGACATTTGGATTCTTGATGCCTGATCATAATCTTCATCCTTACTTCAGATTTCTTGTTGATCACCAAGAACTTCTGAAGTCTGACATTGATGGCAAATCTATAGAAGATGAGAACAAAATTGAGAGTGGTGATCAGATGGGTGGTGCATTGTCATTGCTTGGTTCTGTATATGGGTCTGGAGAAGATGAAGAAGGGGCACATGAAGATGCCCCAGCATTTACCAAAAATGATTTTGAAGAATCTGTTAATGCTGCTGATAATGCAACCATTTCTCATGGATCAGAACAAAACAATCCTTCTTTAAATGCAGCTGGGAAAGATGATTCGGTTTCCAAGCCTCCATTTTCTTCTTTGAAAGAAAGGTCTCATGTCGTAAAGAGAAATCGTTCCATCAGTACAGTCAAGGTGGGAACCACTACTGGGGTAAAGAGAGATGGTGATTCCACAACTTCAGTTTCCTCTGCTGTGGATAAGTTGCAGCCTTTCATCTCCCATAGCCTGTCCAAGGTTGAGCCTTCTATTTTGGAGCCTCCAGCTGATTTGAAGAGAGTCGTTGATAAGATAGTTGAGTTCATACTGCGAAACGGAAAAGAATTTGAGTCTGTTCTGGTTCAGCAGGACACTAAACATGGGAGATTCCCATTCCTTCTGCCAACCAACCAATATCATCCTTATTATCTAAAAGCTCTCCAAAAGGCTCAAGAG TCGAAGTTAGCTGGCAAGAGCTTCATTTCAGAGAAACTTGATTCACTAGGGCATGGGATGGACAGGAAAACTGGAACCAAAGAAAGTGATGCCCTGTCCTTGGCATCTGATATACCATATGAGTCTGACAGGAAAGAAAAGTTTAAAATGGTAATTGGAAAGTCAAAGAAGGATGGACAGGACCCACCTTCAAAAATCACCCAGCCACAAGTTGGAGTTAGTGTGGATGCTGCTGCTGCTATTCTTCAGGCTGCCACAAAAGGCATTAAGAATCCCAACCTGGAAATGCTATCTAAGACCATAAGTGGTATTGGTCATGGTCCTAGCAGTGAAGCTGGAGATAGCCTCCTTTCATCTTGTCCTCAAAGTTCCAACCAGAAGTCAGACAAGATTTGGGAGCATGGTGTTTCTATCCCTGTAGCTAAAGCCAttgcaaagacaatggctgttgCAGCAGCAAGTGAGGCTGATTCCTCGGAAGCGAGGTTGACCAGAGAGCAGAAGTTGAAGGCTGAGAGACTGAAACGAGCAAAGATGTTTGCAGCCATGATAAAAGGTGGTGCTGCACCTTTAAAAAGTGAACCATTGCGAGGGTTATCAGTAGAGCCATCTGAATCTGGGTTATCAGGTTCTGATTCTCATGCTTTACATCCTACAGCccaagaaagggaaagtaaaattcCATTGGAAATTGATACTCATAATAGAATTGAGAAATCTGCTGATGAATATAATGAACGGCGATCAAAGAGGAGCTATCGTTCTAGGTCTAAAAGGgctgaagatgaagatgaagaagagGAGGAATTGAAGGATAACAGGGATCACAAGCATTCAAGGAAAAAGAGGCGTTCTCATCGCTCTTCCCATCGCAGCAGGGACAGACATAAGCGCAGGAAAAGACATTCCTCTTCTCAGGATGGAGAATCTCAACATCAACACAAGAGCAGTAGCTCCTTGGATGAACATCAGCACAAGCAAGACAGCTCTTCTGAAGATGGGTATAGGCGATCTAGACATAAGCACAAGCATGATAGCTCATCAGATGATGAGCATAGACACTCTAGAAGGAAGCATGGGCATGACAGTTCCTCAGATGATGAGCATAGACACTCTAGAAGGAAGCATGGGCATGACAGCTCCCCTGATGATGAGTACAGACGCTCTCGACGCAGGCGCAAGCACGATAGCTCATCTGATGAGTATACATACTCCCGACATGGTCAGAGGCATGATTCTGATGATGAGCATCAGAACTGTCGACATCAGCATAAGCATGCTAGCTCCTCCAATGATGAGAGTCAGCGTCGATCCAGATCTGTAAAACATAGAAAGAGCTCTCGCACAGAAAGAGAAACAGACTTGGAGGAAGGAGAGATCATTACAAAATCAGATCAGTCGAAAGTTAGTGAGGGTGGTGATGGCGCTAGTAGGGAAGCTTCTGTGGATATATCAAAATCATACCAAGAGGTGAGGGCCTCATCTCAGCATTCTGAGTCCACTGAAGTTTCTAATGATCTTAGAGCAAAAATTCGAGCCATGTTGATGGCAACCCTGTAA
- the LOC110669990 gene encoding stigma-specific STIG1-like protein 1: MKLSKVFLILDVVMALVLSITAFPQEQEDADKDYELTKQSDGTVEFSSEREFGRILAQKKRKAHRMTCNKFPRICHSRGSPGPYCCQKKCVNVLTDRFNCEACGKKCKYNQIFCNGKCVNPSFNRKHCGVV; encoded by the coding sequence ATGAAGCTATCAAAGGTTTTCTTGATTCTTGATGTTGTCATGGCTCTAGTCCTCAGCATTACTGCATTTCCACAAGAACAAGAAGATGCTGATAAGGATTATGAATTGACAAAACAATCTGACGGAACAGTCGAATTTAGTTCTGAACGTGAATTTGGTCGCATTCTTgcgcaaaagaaaaggaaagctCATCGCATGACCTGTAACAAGTTCCCCAGGATTTGCCATTCTAGGGGAAGTCCAGGGCCTTACTGCTGTCAGAAGAAGTGTGTAAATGTTTTGACTGATCGATTTAACTGCGAAGCCTGTGGGAAGAAATGCAAGTACAATCAGATATTCTGCAATGGCAAGTGTGTAAACCCTTCCTTTAATAGGAAACACTGTGGGGTGGTGTAA